The uncultured Methanomethylovorans sp. genome contains a region encoding:
- a CDS encoding type IV pilin N-terminal domain-containing protein → MNQKRLFSSFLKIRFTDQGISPVIGTLLMLVLTMLLVGVAAVSLAGIPNPLKKGLTADVEIEFIEGGVPNEIRYRENFITLAHKGGDPLPLEDIQIVIDGKGSSYTGVVAHGGRIVNGDVQVTYLDLCPAGKGPHYETRNSCIADGYWSAGEAIVLNGDDGLGNNSTVKVQVGSTTNTSNNFGFKKGTKVNIKILETPSSRLISSCNTNVMAAKKI, encoded by the coding sequence ATGAACCAAAAACGACTCTTTTCCAGCTTCTTGAAGATTCGGTTCACAGATCAGGGAATAAGTCCTGTTATAGGGACATTGCTGATGCTGGTTCTTACAATGTTGCTTGTAGGAGTTGCTGCTGTTTCCCTTGCCGGAATACCTAACCCTCTAAAAAAAGGTCTAACAGCTGATGTGGAAATAGAATTTATAGAAGGTGGCGTACCTAATGAGATCAGGTACAGGGAGAATTTCATAACTCTGGCACATAAGGGCGGAGATCCCCTACCCCTTGAAGACATACAGATTGTTATTGATGGCAAGGGTAGCAGTTATACCGGAGTTGTAGCACACGGAGGAAGAATCGTGAATGGAGATGTGCAGGTAACATATCTGGATCTATGTCCTGCAGGAAAAGGACCACATTATGAAACACGCAACTCTTGTATAGCAGATGGTTATTGGTCTGCAGGAGAAGCTATTGTCCTAAATGGTGACGATGGCCTGGGGAATAATTCAACGGTAAAAGTGCAGGTGGGAAGCACTACAAATACTTCGAATAACTTTGGTTTCAAGAAGGGAACAAAAGTTAATATTAAAATACTAGAAACCCCATCCAGCAGGCTGATCTCAAGCTGTAATACAAATGTTATGGCTGCAAAGAAGATCTAA